The Comamonas piscis region AGTGGCTCACAGTCTCGAACAACGGCATCGAGCTGGCGGATTTCATCAAGCTCCACAGCACCAGCGGCGGCGTGAGCGAGGCGGAATTGAAGGAGCTGATGGTCAAACCGATCTTGCTGCCATCGGGCGCCAGCGCCGTCACCACGGCCACCCCGGTGGCGAACTGGCCCAGCGCATTGCGAAACTCACGTTCGGAAAACGACGGAGAAGCGGGGGATTGCAGATGTTCAGGAGGCAAGGAGCGGTTCACGGGGCAGGCAGACGGCGGGGACAAGGGCCATGCCGTCAAAAGCATGGATAGCGACCATTATCGGCCAGCGGCCGAGGCCCCTGCGCCCGTAGGTGCTTGAAAACACGGCAGGCGGGCCGCATCTGCAAAGCAAATCCACGGCGAGAAGTACCCCTATGTCCCTGATTCCCAACTTTGCCATGCTCGGCAGCGGCCCCACCGTGCTGATGCTGCATGATGCCGATACCGACCACCTGGGCTTTGCGCCCCAGGTGGAGCTGCTCGCCAGCCAGGGTTACCGCGCGATTGCCTGGGACATGCCCGGCTACCACGCCAACCCGCCGCCCTATGGTGGCTATAGCTTGAAGGCGCTGGCTGCCACGGCAGATGGCCTGCTCGAAGCGATGAAGATTGGCCGCGCCCATGTGGTGGGTCATGGCCTGGGCGCGATGGTGGCCGCCGAGCTGGCACTGCGCCACCCCACCCGTGTGCGCAGCCTGACCCTGGTGGCAGGCGGCCCGGCGCTGGATGCGAACGCCCAGCAGCACTGGGTACACAGCCGCCAGCAGTTGCTGGCCCAGTGCCTGCAGCATGCCAGCACCGAGGCAGTGCAGATGCAGCGCTTTGCCGAGCTGCTGGTGCAGCTGCAGTCGGGCCAGCAGGCCTTGCCCGAAGGGCTGCAGCTGGCGCGCCATGCGATCACCCAGATCCAGCCGCTGGCCTTTGGCCGCATGCTGGAGATGCTGGCGGGCCCCAGCACCCTCGCCGAGCGGCTGCCCCATATCAGCCAGCGCTGCCTGCTGGTGAGCGGCGGCCAGGATGTCTGCATGCCGCCCCAGCACATGCAGGCGCTGGCCGACCAGTTGCCCGAGGCCCGGCACCACAGCCTGGACGGCATTGGCCATTGGCCGCAGCTGGAGAATCCGGATGCGTTTGAAGGCCTGTTGCTGGACTTTTTGGCCACCCAGAAGGCCACCGTTCACTAGGACAAACCCGTAAAGCGCGACGCGGCGGCACGGCCCCGCCTCTGCAGGTGGTTGACTCGCCAAGCTGGCAATGCAGGCGGCTTGGCGCCACGGGCGCAAAAAACTGGCATGCTATGGGGTTTGGCGTGCAGCCCGTCACTCTTCTGGAGCGCCTCCAGGCTGGCGGACGGCCACCATGACCGGCAGCGGCCCCCTCACCAGCCGCTGCTGTCCCTGTTGCCAACTGAAGGATCAGTCCCGTGTCCCCCTCTTCCCTGAGCTTTGCCCTCACCCCATCGAGCCAGCCACGCAGCGCCCAAGAGCGCGCCAAGATTCTCGACAACCCGGGTTTTGGTCTGCACTTTACCGACCACATGGTCTCGGTGCACTGGGACAAAGAAGGCGGTTGGCGCGATGCGGCCGTGACCCCTTACGGCCCGATTGCACTGGACCCGGCCGCTGCCGTGCTGCACTACGGCCAGGAAATCTTTGAAGGCATCAAGGCCTACCGCCATGCCGATGGTTCGGTCTGGACCTTCCGCCCCCAAGCCAATGCCGAGCGCCTGCAGCGCTCCGCCCGCCGCCTGGCGCTGCCTGAGCTGCCGGTGGACGTTTTTGTCGAGTCGCTCAAGCAGATCATTGCGGTGGACAAGGACTGGGTGCCCAGCGGCGAAGAAGCCAGCCTCTACCTGCGCCCCTTCATGATCGGTGACGAAGTCTTTCTGGGTGTGCGCAGCGCCCACAAGGCCACCTACTATGTGATCGCCTGCCCCGCAGGCCCTTACTTTGCCAAGGGCGTGGCACCGGTGGCGATCTGGCTATCGACCGACTTTGCCCGCGCTGCCAAGGGCGGCACGGGTGCCGCCAAGTGCGGCGGCAACTATGCCGCTTCGCTGCTGCCCCAGCAGCAAGCGCAAGACAACGGCTGCTCGCAGGTGCTCTTCCTCGATCCTGCCGAAGGCAAGTACCTCGAAGAGCTGGGCGGCATGAATGTGTTCCTGGTCTACGGCAAGCAAAACAAGCTGGTGACGCCCGAGCTGTCGGGCAGCATTCTGGAAGGGATCACCCGCGACTCCGTGCTGCAACTGGCACGCGACCGCGGCATGGTGGTTGAAGAGCGCAAGATTGCCGTCGACGAGTGGAAGCAAGGCGTGGCCTCGGGCGATATCACCGAAGTCTTTGCCTGCGGCACCGCTGCGGTCATCACCCCGATTGGCCAGCTCAAGGGCGAAGGCTTCTCAGTGGGCGACCTGTCGGCCCCGGCCGGCGACGTCACCATGGGCCTGCGCAAGGAGCTGACCGACATCCAGTACGGCCGCGCCCCTGACCGCCATGGCTGGCTGGTGCGTCTGGACGCGTAACTCGTCCTCAGTAAATGCCAAAAGGGCCGCACACTGTGCGGCCCTTTTTCATGGCGTTGTCCGTTGCCGTTCAGGCGGCGACGGTGGCCCGGCGCTTGGCTTCGCTTTCATAGCCGTAGAAGCCAAACTGCATCTCTGGCATGCGGCCGCTGACCAGTTCGGCCATGGCCTTGCCGCTGCCAGCGCCATGGGTCCAGCCGAGGGTGCCGTGGCCGGCGTTGATCCAGAGCTTGCCGATCTTGGTGCGACCGATGAACGGGATGTTGGTGGGGGTGGCAGGGCGCAGGCCGGTCCAGAACTGCGGGTTGCCGCCCTGCTCGGGCAAGCGCGTGTCGCAGACGCCGGGCATCAGCTCCTCCACGCGGCGCGCCAGCATATGGCAGCGGGCCTTGGCCAGTGGGCTGTCCAGCGAGCTGTCAAAACCGTTGAGCTCGATGGTGCCGGCGACGCGCAGCTCGTTGCCCAGGCGGCTCATCGCCAGCTTGTTGCCGTCGTCAATGCAGCTCACAAAAGGCGCGGCCTCGGGCTTCAAGATCGGCAAGGTGGCGCTGTAGCCCTTGCCGGGGTAGATGGCCACATTCAGGCCCACGGTGCGCAGCAGCGGCGCGGTATAGCTGCCGCAGGCAACGATGACGGCATCGCCCTGCAGGGTGCGCGGGCTGCTGTCTGCGCCCGCTGCAGTGGCCCGCACGGTGACGGAATCAATCGCGCCGCCCGCCACATTCAGCCGCTCGACACGGTGGTTGTAGAGAAACTGCACGCCGCCCTGGGCGCAGAGCTGGGCGAGCTTTTGCGTGAACACGCGGGCATCACCGCTCTCATCGCTCTCGGTAAAGGTGCCACCCTTGATGTGCGCGGCATAGGGCTTGAAGGCAGGCTCGATCTTCAAAAACTCTTCGGTGCTGACCAGGCGGCGGTTCACCCCGTACTGGCGCATCAGATCAACGGCCAGCTGCGCATCCTGCACCGCTTCGTCGCTGGTGAAGAAATGGGCAATACCGCGCTCGAGCCGGTTGTAGTCAATCCCCGTCT contains the following coding sequences:
- a CDS encoding alpha/beta fold hydrolase — its product is MSLIPNFAMLGSGPTVLMLHDADTDHLGFAPQVELLASQGYRAIAWDMPGYHANPPPYGGYSLKALAATADGLLEAMKIGRAHVVGHGLGAMVAAELALRHPTRVRSLTLVAGGPALDANAQQHWVHSRQQLLAQCLQHASTEAVQMQRFAELLVQLQSGQQALPEGLQLARHAITQIQPLAFGRMLEMLAGPSTLAERLPHISQRCLLVSGGQDVCMPPQHMQALADQLPEARHHSLDGIGHWPQLENPDAFEGLLLDFLATQKATVH
- a CDS encoding branched-chain amino acid aminotransferase; the encoded protein is MSPSSLSFALTPSSQPRSAQERAKILDNPGFGLHFTDHMVSVHWDKEGGWRDAAVTPYGPIALDPAAAVLHYGQEIFEGIKAYRHADGSVWTFRPQANAERLQRSARRLALPELPVDVFVESLKQIIAVDKDWVPSGEEASLYLRPFMIGDEVFLGVRSAHKATYYVIACPAGPYFAKGVAPVAIWLSTDFARAAKGGTGAAKCGGNYAASLLPQQQAQDNGCSQVLFLDPAEGKYLEELGGMNVFLVYGKQNKLVTPELSGSILEGITRDSVLQLARDRGMVVEERKIAVDEWKQGVASGDITEVFACGTAAVITPIGQLKGEGFSVGDLSAPAGDVTMGLRKELTDIQYGRAPDRHGWLVRLDA
- a CDS encoding D-amino acid dehydrogenase — translated: MKVIILGAGIIGTSTAWHLLQLGHDVTVVDRQPDAALETSFANAAQISVSYCEPWANKHAPLKALKWMFDKEAPLLLRPHVDPQQWRWLTQFLAECNDRSFARNVQQIVALGAYSHNALKAVVAQTGIDYNRLERGIAHFFTSDEAVQDAQLAVDLMRQYGVNRRLVSTEEFLKIEPAFKPYAAHIKGGTFTESDESGDARVFTQKLAQLCAQGGVQFLYNHRVERLNVAGGAIDSVTVRATAAGADSSPRTLQGDAVIVACGSYTAPLLRTVGLNVAIYPGKGYSATLPILKPEAAPFVSCIDDGNKLAMSRLGNELRVAGTIELNGFDSSLDSPLAKARCHMLARRVEELMPGVCDTRLPEQGGNPQFWTGLRPATPTNIPFIGRTKIGKLWINAGHGTLGWTHGAGSGKAMAELVSGRMPEMQFGFYGYESEAKRRATVAA